A window of the Pseudomonadales bacterium genome harbors these coding sequences:
- a CDS encoding DUF1631 domain-containing protein — MNVTSIDILPEPLKRVRELAKSQLAAIFANMFDSADDALFELADKATSNIDQTMYFDSMRQVRIQRQGMESVFMQKVQDGFRQLFLSVDNETADPEKYADGMETLALVCDDDLEESVAIRGMVSKVVSQCDVSLSELTQRINYLVRAKTITDLSNPLGPHRLCEAFREAAGLLELDIRAKLVVYKLFEKYVLGVIGKLYNEANGLLIERGVLPSISSNAKQRSATKRVSGARQPTPPSTANSQEDSEIFDFLRGLLTDSQFQSKNTGPTLPVADQGPALAHGDLVELLSSIQQQKYETGNLVNFRAEQIDVRQALYNLLEQSGSALQNRAIGKVDNDVINLVSMLFEFILDDHNLSSPMKALLARLQIPLLKVAVLDKTFFSRGGHPARKLLNELATAAMGWSETVDLKRDTLYVKVKAIVDSVLDDFVDDVSIFQNLLEDFTDFIGIERRRAELIEQRTRDAEEGLGKTQYARSVVGDVLNQKAQGTNLPPVVIELLRDGWSSYLFLVHVKEGVESQAWEDALATVDDLIWSVQPAADKSYTSQLLKLIPSLLQRLRKGLTSISFSKVKMRNLFKELESIHLNCLKSSSLKPAVKPETDDAAVAQEFTTLTRTEPEPKSLANAPGDTQKSAQVISKSTIESPVIITNAELPVIEQAISATEGDEYLNRVDGLTSGTWVELIKEDKKQRAKLVAVIRSTGKYIFVNRVGMKVAEKTRTVLAQELREGLLNILDDTLLFDRALESVIGHLREMKD, encoded by the coding sequence GTGAATGTAACCTCAATCGACATTCTACCAGAGCCCTTAAAACGGGTGCGAGAGTTGGCGAAAAGTCAGCTCGCAGCCATCTTTGCCAATATGTTTGACAGCGCCGATGATGCGTTGTTTGAACTTGCCGACAAAGCCACCAGTAACATTGATCAGACCATGTATTTTGACTCGATGCGCCAAGTGCGTATTCAACGGCAAGGCATGGAATCTGTTTTTATGCAAAAAGTTCAAGATGGTTTTCGTCAGTTATTTCTCTCTGTCGATAATGAAACCGCTGATCCAGAGAAGTATGCAGATGGCATGGAAACTTTGGCTCTGGTGTGTGACGACGATCTTGAAGAGTCGGTGGCGATCAGAGGTATGGTTTCCAAGGTGGTCAGTCAATGTGATGTTTCCTTAAGTGAGTTGACCCAGCGCATTAATTATTTAGTCCGAGCGAAAACAATCACTGATCTGAGTAACCCCCTTGGCCCACACCGATTATGTGAAGCATTTCGCGAAGCGGCTGGGTTACTTGAGCTGGATATTCGAGCCAAGTTGGTGGTCTACAAGCTTTTTGAAAAGTATGTGCTGGGTGTTATCGGTAAACTTTATAATGAAGCCAACGGTTTATTAATAGAGCGGGGTGTACTGCCCAGCATCAGTTCAAACGCAAAGCAAAGAAGCGCGACTAAAAGAGTTAGCGGGGCGCGGCAGCCGACCCCTCCCTCTACTGCAAATAGCCAGGAAGATAGTGAGATATTTGATTTTTTACGGGGCCTGTTGACTGACAGCCAGTTTCAATCAAAAAATACCGGTCCTACGCTACCTGTGGCTGACCAAGGGCCAGCGTTGGCGCATGGTGATTTGGTAGAGCTTTTGTCATCGATTCAGCAACAAAAATATGAGACAGGAAACCTTGTTAATTTCCGCGCGGAGCAAATTGATGTCCGGCAGGCATTATATAACTTGTTGGAGCAGTCCGGTTCGGCATTGCAGAATAGAGCGATTGGCAAAGTTGATAATGATGTTATTAACCTAGTTTCCATGCTGTTCGAGTTTATTCTCGACGATCATAATTTATCGTCACCGATGAAAGCCTTGTTAGCGCGTCTGCAAATACCCTTACTTAAAGTCGCCGTGCTGGATAAAACTTTCTTTAGCCGGGGAGGCCACCCGGCCAGAAAGCTGCTCAATGAGTTGGCTACGGCGGCAATGGGCTGGAGTGAGACAGTTGATCTCAAACGCGATACGCTCTATGTCAAGGTTAAAGCTATCGTTGATTCAGTGCTCGACGATTTTGTCGATGATGTTTCGATTTTTCAAAATTTGTTGGAGGATTTTACCGACTTTATTGGTATTGAACGACGTCGTGCAGAGTTAATTGAACAGCGTACGAGGGATGCAGAGGAAGGTTTAGGCAAAACCCAGTATGCGCGGTCGGTGGTTGGCGATGTGCTTAACCAAAAGGCGCAGGGTACTAATTTGCCTCCGGTTGTGATCGAGTTGTTGCGCGACGGTTGGAGCAGCTATCTGTTTTTGGTTCATGTGAAAGAAGGTGTTGAGAGCCAAGCTTGGGAAGACGCGCTGGCGACAGTTGATGACCTGATATGGAGCGTACAACCAGCGGCGGATAAGTCCTATACCAGTCAGTTACTAAAATTGATTCCTTCATTGTTGCAGCGTTTGCGCAAAGGCTTGACCAGCATTTCCTTTAGCAAAGTGAAAATGCGCAACCTCTTCAAAGAGTTAGAGTCCATTCATTTAAATTGCTTGAAAAGCTCGTCACTTAAACCTGCAGTAAAGCCGGAAACTGATGATGCTGCTGTGGCGCAGGAGTTTACAACCCTTACAAGGACAGAACCGGAGCCAAAAAGTTTAGCTAACGCTCCGGGTGATACCCAAAAATCGGCACAGGTAATCAGCAAAAGCACCATTGAATCTCCGGTTATTATTACTAACGCTGAATTGCCAGTTATTGAGCAAGCTATCTCGGCAACTGAGGGTGATGAGTATCTTAACCGTGTTGACGGACTGACCTCTGGGACCTGGGTCGAATTGATCAAGGAGGACAAAAAGCAACGAGCTAAGCTGGTTGCAGTCATCCGATCGACCGGAAAATATATTTTTGTCAACCGTGTCGGTATGAAAGTAGCGGAGAAAACCCGCACCGTGCTTGCTCAGGAGTTGCGCGAAGGCCTACTTAATATTCTCGATGATACCCTTCTATTTGATCGTGCCCTGGAGTCTGTGATCGGCCATTTGCGTGAAATGAAGGATTAG
- a CDS encoding TIGR02281 family clan AA aspartic protease, with product MNYREAPPPGRRLGKLMAIAAWLLGLAMLTLLFGNLERSWLNPNQQPVSAVTTKGVQEVTLKANRQGHYLVSGSINDIAVDFLLDTGATDVAISENMAQHLGLQKGLRGTASTANGNVTVYATRIQRLQIGSIILYDVPASINPSMGEFILLGMSALRQVEFTQRDNLLTLRNYPNS from the coding sequence ATGAATTATCGTGAAGCACCGCCTCCCGGTAGAAGATTAGGTAAACTTATGGCTATCGCCGCCTGGCTATTGGGGCTGGCTATGCTCACCCTCCTGTTTGGCAATTTAGAGCGAAGCTGGCTCAACCCTAACCAGCAGCCAGTGTCCGCAGTCACTACCAAGGGGGTACAAGAGGTTACTCTCAAGGCCAATCGACAAGGGCATTATCTAGTTTCTGGAAGCATTAACGATATAGCTGTTGATTTCCTACTAGATACAGGCGCCACCGACGTCGCAATTTCTGAAAATATGGCGCAGCATTTGGGATTACAAAAGGGTTTGCGCGGCACGGCATCTACCGCAAATGGCAATGTTACTGTCTACGCAACCCGCATCCAGCGCTTACAAATAGGTAGTATTATCCTGTATGATGTGCCCGCCAGTATTAACCCCAGCATGGGCGAGTTTATCTTGTTGGGTATGAGCGCATTGCGTCAAGTCGAGTTTACTCAACGCGATAACCTTTTAACATTACGAAATTACCCCAACTCCTAG
- a CDS encoding carboxylating nicotinate-nucleotide diphosphorylase, protein MNYTKTLAQIIQANVTTALDEDIGSGDLTAQLIPAENFAKATVITRESATICGADWVNQVFHQVDPDVDIEWLVQDGQQVESNQPLFKLSGAARSLLTGERCALNFLQTLSGTATICRQYANLVADTQVKLLDTRKTIPGLRIAQKYAVTCGGCFNHRIGLYDAFLIKENHIAACGSIEKAISEARYLAPGKPVEVEVESLSELNQALNSGADTIMLDNFSLADMRIAVAITSGKAKLEASGNVTELTIRPIAETGVDYISIGALTKDCRAIDLSMRFD, encoded by the coding sequence ATGAACTACACTAAAACGCTCGCTCAGATCATTCAAGCCAATGTTACAACTGCCCTAGACGAAGACATCGGCAGCGGTGACCTAACTGCCCAGCTCATTCCCGCAGAGAATTTTGCCAAGGCCACTGTCATTACGCGGGAGTCGGCGACCATCTGCGGCGCGGATTGGGTTAATCAGGTCTTTCACCAGGTGGACCCCGATGTTGACATTGAATGGCTCGTCCAGGACGGCCAACAGGTTGAGTCGAACCAACCGTTGTTTAAGCTATCTGGCGCGGCCCGCTCATTACTCACGGGCGAACGCTGCGCGCTGAATTTCTTACAAACTCTTTCCGGTACAGCCACCATTTGTCGTCAGTACGCCAACCTAGTCGCGGACACTCAGGTGAAACTGTTAGATACCCGCAAGACTATTCCGGGTTTGCGCATTGCGCAAAAGTACGCCGTCACCTGCGGCGGCTGTTTTAACCATCGGATCGGTTTGTACGATGCTTTTCTGATCAAGGAAAACCATATTGCTGCCTGTGGCTCTATTGAAAAAGCCATCAGCGAAGCGCGTTATCTCGCTCCGGGTAAACCCGTCGAAGTAGAAGTGGAGAGTTTGTCAGAACTCAATCAAGCGCTGAACTCAGGTGCGGACACCATCATGCTAGACAACTTCAGCCTTGCGGATATGCGCATTGCCGTAGCAATCACTTCGGGTAAAGCAAAACTTGAAGCTTCAGGCAATGTAACTGAGCTCACCATACGACCCATAGCAGAAACCGGTGTCGATTATATTTCCATTGGAGCGCTGACCAAAGACTGTCGTGCTATCGATTTATCCATGCGTTTTGATTAG
- the menA gene encoding 1,4-dihydroxy-2-naphthoate octaprenyltransferase: MRLLKLWWNAARPKTLLLSIGPVLVGNGLATQQQFSLTVLTLSLTTAVLLQLLTNIANDYGDTKSGVDANRPGAPRQLQSGAISLQQARRALYLLIALCLVSGSLLILLSSLFWHSKLLFFILGSISVIAATCYTLGSRPYGYRGLGDISVFLFFGLAAVAGSYYLQSQQLPFWIWLPAAAVGLLSVGVLNINNIRDMQLDLAAGKRTVALYLGKTVALTYFSSSWVIAMALTASFALLTPYCWVLICLILIPFFLKLDRRLRLTSEFTNYNQCLVDMVKLTFTYELLFFTGSVLS, translated from the coding sequence ATGAGACTGCTCAAGCTTTGGTGGAACGCCGCCCGCCCTAAGACCTTACTACTCTCTATAGGCCCGGTTCTAGTGGGTAACGGACTTGCCACGCAACAGCAATTTAGCCTGACTGTTCTAACCCTAAGCCTCACCACCGCCGTGCTACTTCAATTATTAACCAATATTGCCAATGATTATGGTGACACCAAAAGTGGCGTTGATGCTAATCGCCCGGGCGCTCCCAGGCAACTGCAATCCGGCGCAATCTCTTTACAGCAGGCGCGCCGTGCGCTCTATCTGTTAATAGCTCTTTGCTTGGTCAGCGGTTCACTGCTGATACTGCTGAGCAGTCTGTTCTGGCACTCTAAATTGCTATTTTTTATTCTGGGCAGCATTTCCGTTATTGCCGCAACTTGCTACACCTTGGGTTCCAGACCCTATGGTTATAGAGGTCTGGGAGATATTTCCGTGTTTCTTTTTTTCGGACTCGCCGCCGTAGCCGGCTCCTATTACCTGCAATCACAACAACTACCTTTCTGGATATGGCTACCCGCAGCAGCGGTAGGGTTACTGAGCGTCGGTGTCCTGAACATCAACAACATCCGTGATATGCAACTCGATCTGGCAGCTGGCAAAAGGACCGTTGCTCTTTATTTAGGGAAAACAGTCGCGTTAACTTACTTTAGTTCAAGCTGGGTAATCGCTATGGCCCTGACTGCCAGCTTTGCGTTACTAACACCCTACTGTTGGGTGCTGATTTGCCTTATCCTTATTCCCTTTTTTCTGAAATTGGATCGACGGCTTAGGCTCACTAGCGAATTTACAAATTACAATCAATGTTTAGTGGACATGGTAAAACTGACTTTCACCTATGAGCTGCTTTTTTTTACCGGATCAGTTTTAAGCTAA
- the mutT gene encoding 8-oxo-dGTP diphosphatase MutT → MSGSANQRTQVVAAVIHNEQGQICIAKRPAHKHQGGLWEFPGGKQEAGETPQAALKRELNEELGISVIVCEPLLRVNYDYQDKHIHLNVWQVTEFAGSAYGREGQEVTWVSLKDIRHFQFPAANQAILAKLLAK, encoded by the coding sequence ATGTCAGGTTCAGCGAACCAGAGAACACAGGTTGTTGCCGCCGTTATTCATAACGAACAGGGCCAAATATGTATCGCTAAACGTCCGGCACACAAGCATCAGGGTGGTTTATGGGAGTTCCCCGGGGGCAAGCAAGAAGCCGGGGAAACACCACAGGCTGCTCTGAAGCGGGAGCTGAATGAAGAACTCGGTATAAGTGTGATTGTCTGCGAACCGTTACTAAGGGTTAATTATGATTATCAGGACAAGCACATCCATTTAAATGTCTGGCAAGTGACTGAGTTTGCCGGTAGTGCCTATGGTCGAGAAGGTCAGGAGGTGACTTGGGTAAGCCTGAAAGATATCCGCCACTTTCAATTCCCTGCCGCTAATCAAGCAATCTTGGCGAAGCTCTTGGCGAAATAA
- the argJ gene encoding bifunctional glutamate N-acetyltransferase/amino-acid acetyltransferase ArgJ, producing MAVGPDSFPDMYPVVGVRLSTVSAGIKKPGRKDLVLIECAEGSQIAAVFTKNSFCAAPVVLAKQHLQVAAPKYLLINTGNANAGTGEQGLQAAKNCCEQLAQLAQCDAQSILPFSTGVIGEPLPVQRLVNALPMALQQFSADGWAEAAQGILTTDTRPKGASVRFEHEGKAFHVTGIAKGSGMIRPDMATMLAFIATDVPALQPVLQRLLESANKESFNRITVDGDTSTNDACVLIATGTSGDEVLARTESALYEKLLSAVTQVCVELAQAIIKDGEGATKFIRIEVDDGKTEEECLLVAYAIAHSPLVKTALFASDPNWGRILAVVGRAGLENLDVSKVDIYLDDICIAEQGGRAVSYTEAQGQAVMNQQEITIRVKLGRGQAREKVWTCDLSHDYVSINADYRS from the coding sequence ATGGCTGTAGGCCCTGATAGTTTTCCCGATATGTATCCCGTAGTGGGCGTTAGATTAAGTACAGTCAGTGCAGGTATTAAAAAGCCAGGGCGTAAGGATTTGGTGCTTATCGAGTGCGCAGAGGGAAGCCAGATTGCGGCAGTTTTCACGAAGAATAGTTTCTGCGCTGCCCCCGTCGTGCTTGCCAAACAGCATCTGCAAGTGGCAGCACCAAAATACCTTCTCATTAATACAGGAAATGCTAATGCAGGCACTGGAGAGCAGGGCCTGCAAGCGGCCAAAAACTGTTGCGAGCAGTTGGCTCAGCTAGCGCAATGCGACGCGCAAAGTATTCTACCTTTCTCTACCGGCGTTATTGGCGAGCCACTGCCGGTGCAACGCTTAGTCAATGCATTGCCGATGGCGCTGCAGCAATTTAGTGCTGATGGCTGGGCCGAGGCCGCGCAGGGTATTTTAACGACGGATACCCGTCCTAAGGGAGCCAGTGTGCGTTTTGAGCATGAAGGCAAGGCCTTCCATGTGACGGGCATTGCTAAAGGTTCGGGCATGATTCGGCCTGATATGGCGACCATGCTTGCCTTTATCGCGACCGATGTGCCAGCTCTGCAACCGGTTTTACAAAGGCTTCTTGAAAGTGCTAATAAAGAATCTTTTAATCGCATCACCGTGGATGGTGATACCTCAACCAACGATGCCTGCGTTTTGATTGCAACAGGCACCAGCGGTGACGAGGTATTGGCGCGTACCGAGAGTGCGTTATATGAAAAATTATTGAGTGCAGTGACTCAGGTTTGTGTTGAGTTAGCGCAAGCCATTATCAAAGATGGAGAAGGCGCGACTAAGTTTATTCGTATTGAGGTTGATGACGGCAAAACAGAAGAAGAGTGTCTGCTAGTGGCCTATGCGATTGCCCATTCCCCTCTTGTGAAAACCGCATTATTTGCGAGCGACCCTAACTGGGGGCGTATTCTGGCTGTAGTAGGTAGGGCTGGGTTGGAAAACTTGGATGTCTCGAAAGTGGATATTTATCTGGACGATATTTGCATTGCTGAGCAGGGTGGTCGTGCTGTCAGTTATACGGAAGCGCAAGGTCAGGCGGTGATGAACCAGCAGGAAATTACGATTCGAGTCAAACTTGGTCGCGGCCAGGCCAGAGAGAAAGTCTGGACCTGTGATCTGTCGCATGACTACGTCTCCATTAACGCGGATTACCGTTCTTAA
- the secA gene encoding preprotein translocase subunit SecA, protein MIGNVTRKIFGSKNDRELKRMGKLVKQINALEESIKALSDQELQGKTLEFRQRFNDGETLNQLLPEAFAVVREASQRVLGMRHFDVQMIGGITLHEGRISEMRTGEGKTLMATLPSYLNAIPAKGVHIVTVNDYLASRDARWMGPVHEFLGLTVGVIGSGQDYETKRQAYAADITYGTNNEFGFDYLRDNMAFSIEQKVQRPLFYAIVDEVDSILIDEARTPLIISGAVGDSSKLYTEINKIIPKLKRGYEATEEVAEIDGDFTINEKSRSVELTEEGHQQVEELLSEAGLLPEGESLYAPQNLGLLHHVHAGLKAHAIFQRDVDYIVQDDEIVIVDEHTGRTMAGRRWSEGTHQAIEAKEGVAIQNESQTLASTTFQNYFRLYEKLSGMTGTADTEAFEFRQIYGLDVVVIPTNQPMIRKDANDLVYLSMAEKFDAIIEEIKACIEKQQPVLVGTASIESSEDVAKLLDKAKIKHAVLNAKQHAKEAEVIAQAGQPGAVTIATNMAGRGTDIMLGGNWEAEVAKLDNPSQAEIDAIKAKWQEQHKIVIEAGGLHIIGTERHESRRIDNQLRGRSGRQGDPGSSRFFLSLEDNLMRIFASERVKNLMQALGMEKGEAIEHRMVSNAIEKAQRKVEGHNFDIRKQLLEYDDVANDQRSVIYQQRDEIMESEDISQTIVAVRAAVLDEVVRAYIPPQSLEEQWDIPGLEQQLSSEMNLDVPVQEWLDQDHALNEQGLREKILEQMAAAYSEKEAAVGSEIMRRVEKQVMLETLDTRWKEHLATMDHLRMGIHLRGYAAKNPKQEYKREAFNLFQELLNSIKHDVVRILSHLQFYQESDLEALERKRQEELQQKMEYQHAEASAMSGSAEADGSEGEEPAQPFVREGEKIGRNDPCPCGSGKKYKRCHGALSNAN, encoded by the coding sequence ATGATTGGAAACGTAACTAGAAAAATATTTGGCAGTAAGAACGACCGCGAATTAAAGCGCATGGGTAAGCTGGTGAAGCAGATCAATGCCCTGGAAGAATCGATAAAGGCGCTATCCGATCAGGAGTTACAAGGCAAAACGCTAGAGTTCCGTCAACGCTTTAACGACGGTGAAACGTTGAATCAATTATTACCTGAAGCTTTTGCGGTGGTTCGCGAAGCCAGCCAAAGAGTTTTGGGAATGCGTCATTTTGACGTACAGATGATCGGTGGTATCACCCTGCATGAGGGAAGAATTTCCGAAATGCGCACGGGTGAAGGTAAAACTCTGATGGCGACCCTGCCATCCTATCTCAACGCGATTCCCGCCAAGGGCGTTCACATCGTCACTGTCAATGATTATCTCGCCAGCCGGGATGCCCGTTGGATGGGGCCCGTGCATGAATTTCTTGGCCTGACGGTCGGTGTTATTGGTTCTGGTCAGGATTATGAAACTAAGCGTCAGGCTTATGCGGCGGATATAACCTATGGAACGAATAATGAATTCGGCTTTGATTATCTGCGCGACAACATGGCCTTTAGTATCGAGCAAAAAGTGCAGCGGCCACTCTTCTATGCCATCGTGGATGAAGTGGACTCCATTCTTATTGATGAAGCGAGAACACCGCTCATTATTTCCGGTGCTGTAGGAGATAGCTCAAAACTCTATACTGAGATTAATAAAATTATTCCTAAGCTCAAACGTGGCTATGAAGCGACCGAAGAAGTGGCAGAGATTGATGGGGATTTTACCATTAATGAAAAAAGCCGATCAGTAGAGCTAACTGAGGAAGGGCACCAGCAGGTTGAGGAACTATTGTCGGAAGCTGGCTTACTACCCGAAGGAGAAAGCCTCTATGCTCCGCAGAATTTAGGGCTGTTACATCATGTGCATGCTGGCCTAAAGGCTCATGCCATCTTTCAACGTGATGTTGACTATATCGTACAGGATGATGAGATAGTTATCGTTGACGAACACACTGGTCGAACCATGGCTGGTCGACGTTGGTCTGAGGGAACTCACCAGGCGATTGAAGCAAAAGAAGGCGTTGCTATTCAAAATGAAAGCCAAACGCTAGCCTCCACGACCTTCCAAAATTATTTCCGACTCTACGAAAAGCTGTCAGGAATGACGGGTACTGCGGATACCGAAGCCTTTGAGTTCAGGCAAATTTATGGGTTGGATGTGGTGGTCATTCCTACCAATCAACCGATGATTCGAAAGGACGCCAATGATTTGGTTTACCTTAGCATGGCAGAAAAATTCGATGCGATTATTGAAGAGATAAAGGCCTGCATCGAGAAGCAGCAACCGGTTTTGGTGGGTACTGCCTCAATTGAGTCCTCTGAAGATGTGGCGAAGTTATTAGACAAAGCAAAAATAAAGCATGCGGTCTTGAATGCGAAGCAGCACGCTAAAGAAGCTGAAGTTATCGCCCAGGCTGGACAGCCTGGCGCTGTTACTATCGCTACTAATATGGCGGGTCGTGGTACCGATATAATGCTGGGTGGTAATTGGGAGGCGGAAGTTGCCAAGCTCGATAATCCATCACAAGCGGAAATTGATGCGATAAAAGCTAAATGGCAAGAGCAGCACAAAATAGTTATTGAGGCGGGTGGCTTACATATTATCGGTACTGAGCGACATGAGTCACGTCGTATTGATAATCAGTTGCGCGGCCGTTCCGGTCGGCAAGGCGACCCCGGTTCATCGCGCTTCTTTTTATCATTAGAAGACAACCTTATGCGTATTTTTGCATCTGAGCGTGTGAAGAATTTGATGCAAGCCTTAGGTATGGAGAAGGGCGAGGCGATAGAGCATCGGATGGTGAGCAACGCCATTGAAAAAGCGCAGCGCAAGGTGGAAGGGCATAACTTTGATATTCGTAAGCAATTGCTGGAATACGATGATGTTGCCAATGATCAGCGTAGTGTGATCTACCAGCAGCGTGATGAGATCATGGAGTCTGAAGATATTTCACAGACCATTGTGGCGGTGCGCGCTGCAGTACTCGATGAGGTGGTCAGAGCCTATATACCGCCGCAAAGTCTGGAGGAACAATGGGATATCCCCGGTCTGGAACAACAGCTTAGTTCGGAAATGAATTTGGACGTGCCGGTGCAGGAGTGGTTGGATCAAGATCATGCCTTGAACGAGCAGGGCTTGCGGGAAAAAATTCTAGAGCAAATGGCTGCAGCTTATAGTGAAAAAGAAGCGGCTGTGGGTTCTGAAATCATGCGCAGGGTGGAAAAGCAAGTCATGCTGGAAACCCTGGATACGCGATGGAAAGAACATTTAGCAACGATGGATCATTTACGAATGGGTATCCATTTGCGTGGCTACGCGGCGAAAAATCCGAAGCAGGAATACAAGCGGGAAGCCTTCAATTTATTCCAGGAACTATTAAATAGCATCAAGCATGATGTGGTGCGCATACTCAGCCATTTACAGTTCTATCAAGAGTCTGATCTGGAGGCACTGGAGCGTAAACGGCAGGAAGAGCTGCAGCAAAAAATGGAATACCAGCACGCGGAAGCATCGGCCATGTCAGGCTCTGCTGAAGCCGATGGTTCTGAAGGAGAAGAGCCCGCGCAACCCTTTGTGCGCGAAGGTGAGAAAATAGGGCGCAATGACCCTTGTCCCTGTGGCTCAGGGAAAAAATATAAGCGTTGTCATGGCGCTTTGTCGAATGCCAACTAG
- a CDS encoding M23 family metallopeptidase, whose amino-acid sequence MNIIFVSRKHGRARTLALGNIWLCCIGLFFAVLLVGVFSVGYRSAIDAQDVLRSENYISTWIQDLKNKDRKVEQLKQESEEQLESLTIRMAELHARLIRLDALGEHLTKTAKLEEGEFDFSRTPALGGPSSEEDGVSYTPPNFIDAINQLSLDIELREQELEVLNKLLGNQEFESDRYIAGRPVKWGWMSSGFGRRNDPFSGRIAWHEGVDFAGKENSEIIAVAAGVVTWSGLRNGYGKLLEVNHGGGLITRYAHANKLLVKVGDVVEKGQTIALMGSSGRSTGPHVHYEILKNGTPVNPINYIKRKNL is encoded by the coding sequence ATGAATATAATTTTCGTTAGCCGAAAACATGGAAGAGCGCGAACCTTAGCCTTGGGAAATATTTGGCTTTGTTGTATTGGCCTATTCTTTGCTGTGCTCCTGGTAGGTGTTTTTAGTGTTGGTTATCGGTCGGCAATCGATGCTCAGGATGTATTGCGTAGCGAGAATTATATAAGTACCTGGATTCAGGATCTAAAAAACAAAGACAGAAAAGTAGAGCAACTTAAGCAAGAATCTGAAGAGCAGCTGGAATCCTTGACGATAAGAATGGCGGAGCTTCACGCCAGATTAATTCGACTCGATGCACTGGGCGAGCATTTAACTAAAACGGCGAAACTGGAAGAGGGTGAATTCGATTTTTCACGGACGCCGGCACTTGGTGGGCCAAGCTCCGAAGAAGATGGTGTTTCCTATACGCCGCCGAACTTTATTGACGCGATTAACCAATTGTCTCTCGACATAGAGTTACGCGAGCAGGAGTTGGAAGTGCTTAATAAATTACTAGGAAATCAGGAGTTTGAGAGTGACCGTTACATCGCCGGACGGCCTGTGAAGTGGGGCTGGATGTCATCTGGTTTTGGTCGTCGCAATGACCCATTCTCGGGTCGAATTGCCTGGCATGAGGGAGTTGACTTTGCAGGCAAAGAGAATTCAGAAATCATTGCCGTTGCCGCCGGAGTTGTTACTTGGTCTGGGCTCCGTAATGGTTATGGAAAACTGTTGGAAGTCAATCACGGTGGGGGTTTGATTACTCGCTATGCGCATGCCAACAAGTTACTAGTCAAGGTTGGAGATGTTGTGGAAAAGGGGCAAACCATCGCTTTGATGGGGAGTAGTGGGCGATCTACTGGACCTCATGTGCATTATGAAATTCTAAAAAATGGGACCCCTGTTAATCCAATCAACTATATCAAACGCAAAAACCTTTGA
- a CDS encoding DUF721 domain-containing protein gives MSRDNYSAETEISRLINARDSALARLIDRAQKILSLQSKVSARIPKDCQAFCHFLSYRDGLLKLQADSATWATRLRFQQPQIMAQLKQLAEFHDIEQIRILVRPQYVKPNPKITAKPISPAAADHLRTIADTLDQPELSAALRHIIEPK, from the coding sequence ATGAGCAGAGATAATTATAGCGCAGAGACAGAAATAAGCCGACTTATAAATGCTCGCGATTCAGCACTTGCTCGATTAATTGATCGAGCGCAAAAAATACTGTCTCTGCAAAGTAAGGTTAGTGCCCGGATACCAAAAGATTGTCAAGCGTTTTGCCATTTTCTCAGCTATCGCGATGGCCTCTTGAAGCTCCAGGCTGACTCAGCGACCTGGGCAACTCGTTTAAGGTTCCAGCAGCCGCAGATTATGGCACAGCTAAAACAACTCGCAGAGTTTCATGACATCGAACAAATAAGGATTCTCGTGCGACCGCAATATGTCAAACCAAACCCGAAGATCACAGCAAAACCTATTTCTCCAGCCGCGGCTGATCATCTCAGAACAATAGCCGACACCCTTGATCAACCTGAGCTAAGCGCCGCTTTACGCCATATCATCGAACCAAAATAA